One Setaria italica strain Yugu1 chromosome II, Setaria_italica_v2.0, whole genome shotgun sequence DNA segment encodes these proteins:
- the LOC101758173 gene encoding pirin-like protein isoform X2 has protein sequence MTTTMMRLRQHLASSPIYTSAIARIGNNRAHRLLPVAPPQKHRPTTRVMSSSSSASDAAAAVPFEKPRAVVKKLLAESQSEGQGATVRRSIGSHELRNLDPFLMLDEVSVSKPAGFPDHPHRGFETVTYMLEGACIHQDFAGHKGTIRAGDVQWMTAGRGIVHSEMPAGDEVNKGLQLWINLSSKDKMIEPRYQELQSKNISRAEKDGVEVRIIAGEAFGVRSPVYTRTPTMYMDFTMRPGSQLHQPIPEGWNAFVYIVDGEGVFSRDKSAPVSAHHCIVLGAGDGISVWNKSGAPLRFALVAGQPLGEPVVQHGPFVMNSRAEIQQAMEDYYYGKNGFERASQWSSSA, from the exons atgacgacgacgatgatgaggcTGAGGCAGCACCTGGCCTCCTCCCCTATTTATACCTCCGCCATCGCCAGGATCGGCAACAACAGAGCCCACCGCCTACTCCCCGTCGCACCACCGCAAAAGCACCGCCCGACAA CGCGAGTcatgtcgtcgtcttcctccgcttcggatgccgctgccgccgtgccgTTCGAGAAGCCCAGGGCCGTGGTCAAGAAGCTCCTCGCCGAGTCGCAGTCCGAGGGGCAGGGCGCCACCGTCCGGAGGAGCATCGGCAG CCATGAGCTCAGGAACCTGGACCCCTTCCTCATGCTCGACGAGGTCTCAGTCTCCAAGCCCGCCGGGTTCCCCGACCATCCCCACAGAGGATTCGAGACAGTCACCTACATGCTCGAG GGAGCCTGCATCCACCAGGACTTTGCGGGCCACAAGGGCACCATCAGGGCAGGGGATGTCCAG TGGATGACTGCCGGCCGGGGCATCGTGCACTCGGAGATGCCGGCGGGGGACGAGGTGAATAAGGGCCTGCAGCTCTGGATCAACCTCTCCTCCAAGGACAAGATGATCGAGCCCCGGTACCAGGAGCTCCAGAGCAAGAACATCAGCCGCGCCGAGAAGGACGGCGTCGAGGTCCGGATCATCGCCGGCGAGGCCTTCGGCGTGCGCTCCCCGGTCTACACGCGCACCCCGACCATGTACATGGACTTCACCATGCGCCCGGGCTCCCAGCTCCACCAGCCCATCCCGGAGGGCTGGAACGCCTTCGTCTACAtcgtcgacggcgagggcgTCTTCAGCCGGGACAAGTCGGCACCCGTGTCGGCGCACCACTGCATCGTCCtgggcgccggcgacgggaTCAGCGTCTGGAACAAGTCCGGCGCGCCGCTGCGGTTCGCGCTGGTGGCCGGGCAGCCGCTGGGCGAGCCGGTGGTGCAGCACGGGCCGTTCGTCATGAACTCCCGCGCCGAGATCCAGCAGGCCATGGAGGACTACTACTACGGCAAGAACGGGTTCGAGAGGGCCAGCCAGTGGAGCTCCTCCGCCTGA
- the LOC111256354 gene encoding uncharacterized protein LOC111256354 translates to MADDRQLPNDALVEVAPAMKPLRGGSSFAVSTAQREVHGDPLHRTELPPTLKGFFFCGRNDVDGNGNYDGEETEEDDAPLPYLLPPKKYGQFADLLANSAAPLVDLDPSFSFITKALPGIDHIYLLDSCNGLLLFGHLEDAHNTPETCYVVCNPATEQWVAVPSCGRIDPTRRRSSSIMHTYLLFDPAMSSHFNVVLFWENPLMTTVHAYSSETGAWSGEGQEIGPLELWRYRNANDRFHIHGRCPGAMVDGMLYLIYDRYWILQVDAQGKTQRQITAPGVPQEVDYFSNGVVFIGQSQGRLHCIMEEGDDDVLVQFSLQLNGVAPYEVHSWKSNLGISIWVLQDLDTQEWVLKGRVSYLELFGKRNREGNVDYRVAAMHPDCNLLFFVQHWDCKMVSYDIDSQEVRALDTDFYHDYEITPYVPYVSELFLGVIGGHKLAH, encoded by the coding sequence ATGGCCGACGACCGCCAGCTCCCCAACGACGCGCTCGTGGAGGTTGCCCCCGCCATGAAGCCCCTCCGCGGTGGCTCCAGCTTCGCCGTCTCCACCGCCCAGCGCGAGGTCCACGGCGACCCCCTTCACCGCACGGAGCTGCCCCCAACCCTCAAGGGCTTCTTCTTCTGCGGCCGCAACGACGTCGACGGCAATGGCAACTACGACGGCGAGGAGACCGAGGAGGACGACGCGCCGCTGCCCTACCTGCTGCCCCCGAAAAAATACGGGCAGTTCGCCGACCTGCTGGCGAACTCCGCCGCGCCCCTCGTCGACCTCGACCCCTCCTTCTCCTTCATCACCAAGGCGCTCCCCGGCATCGACCACATCTACCTCCTCGACTCCTGCAACGGGCTGCTCCTCTTCGGCCACCTCGAGGACGCCCACAACACGCCGGAGACCTGCTACGTCGTGTGCAACCCGGCGACGGAGCAGTGGGTGGCCGTGCCGAGCTGCGGCCGGATCGACCCGACCCGGCGCCGCAGCTCTTCCATTATGCACACCTACCTCCTGTTTGACCCGGCCATGTCCTCCCACTTCAACGTCGTGCTCTTCTGGGAGAATCCTCTGATGACGACGGTCCACGCCTACTCGTCGGAGACCGGGGCGTGGAGCGGTGAGGGCCAAGAAATAGGGCCACTGGAACTATGGCGTTACCGCAATGCCAACGACAGGTTCCACATCCATGGTAGGTGCCCTGGGGCAATGGTGGATGGCATGCTGTACCTGATCTATGATAGGTATTGGATACTCCAGGTGGATGCACAAGGGAAGACGCAGCGCCAGATCACGGCGCCGGGGGTTCCTCAGGAGGTGGATTATTTCAGCAACGGTGTGGTCTTCATTGGTCAGTCCCAGGGGCGCCTGCACTGCATCATGGaagaaggtgatgatgatgtgcTTGTCCAATTCTCGTTGCAGCTGAACGGTGTGGCTCCTTATGAGGTGCACTCGTGGAAGTCGAACCTTGGAATTTCAATCTGGGTTCTTCAGGACTTGGATACGCAAGAATGGGTCCTCAAGGGCAGGGTAAGCTATCTGGAGCTGTTTGGGAAGAGGAACCGTGAGGGAAATGTTGATTACCGTGTGGCCGCGATGCATCCAGATTGCAATTTGCTGTTCTTTGTTCAGCACTGGGACTGCAAGATGGTATCATATGACATTGACAGCCAGGAAGTTCGTGCTCTCGACACCGACTTCTATCATGACTATGAGATTACTCCATATGTTCCGTACGTATCGGAGTTATTTCTTGGAGTCATTGGTGGTCACAAGTTAGCACACTAG
- the LOC106804144 gene encoding AP2/ERF and B3 domain-containing protein Os01g0141000-like, giving the protein MDEDRRLPDDTVVDRRLSQLPISPLLALASHCIHAEKHFPLKRVPEAATGEGVLLNFEDSEGKVWRFRYSYWNSSQSYVLTKGWSRFVGEKGLRVGDTIVFSHSTYGEERQLLIDCRKTRRPPPTWCRRRPPRRRRS; this is encoded by the exons ATGGACGAGGATCGCCGGCTCCCCGACGACACGGTCGTGGATCGGAGGTTGTCCCAGCTGCCAATAAGCCCCTTACTCGCGTTGGCTTCTCATTGCATT CACGCCGAGAAGCACTTCCCGCTCAAGCGCGTGCCGGAGGCCGCCACCGGTGAGGGCGTGCTCCTCAACTTCGAGGATAGCGAGGGAAAGGTGTGGCGGTTCCGGTACTCTTACTGGAACAGCAGCCAGAGCTACGTCCTCACCAAGGGCTGGAGCCGCTTTGTTGGGGAGAAGGGCCTCCGAGTCGGCGACACCATCGTCTTCTCGCACTCCACGTACGGCGAGGAGAGGCAGCTCTTGATCGATTGCAGGAAGACAAGACGGCCGCCACCGACGTGGTgccgacgccggccgccgcgccggcggagaaGCTAA
- the LOC101758173 gene encoding pirin-like protein isoform X1: protein MTTTMMRLRQHLASSPIYTSAIARIGNNRAHRLLPVAPPQKHRPTSTTNKLLLLIVLLLFFFFFLRLVPTVLLPPARVMSSSSSASDAAAAVPFEKPRAVVKKLLAESQSEGQGATVRRSIGSHELRNLDPFLMLDEVSVSKPAGFPDHPHRGFETVTYMLEGACIHQDFAGHKGTIRAGDVQWMTAGRGIVHSEMPAGDEVNKGLQLWINLSSKDKMIEPRYQELQSKNISRAEKDGVEVRIIAGEAFGVRSPVYTRTPTMYMDFTMRPGSQLHQPIPEGWNAFVYIVDGEGVFSRDKSAPVSAHHCIVLGAGDGISVWNKSGAPLRFALVAGQPLGEPVVQHGPFVMNSRAEIQQAMEDYYYGKNGFERASQWSSSA from the exons atgacgacgacgatgatgaggcTGAGGCAGCACCTGGCCTCCTCCCCTATTTATACCTCCGCCATCGCCAGGATCGGCAACAACAGAGCCCACCGCCTACTCCCCGTCGCACCACCGCAAAAGCACCGCCCGACAAGTACCACCAACAAGCTCCTGCTCCTGATTGTTCTgctactcttcttcttcttcttcctccgcttGGTCCCGACCGTCTTGTTGCCCCCAGCGCGAGTcatgtcgtcgtcttcctccgcttcggatgccgctgccgccgtgccgTTCGAGAAGCCCAGGGCCGTGGTCAAGAAGCTCCTCGCCGAGTCGCAGTCCGAGGGGCAGGGCGCCACCGTCCGGAGGAGCATCGGCAG CCATGAGCTCAGGAACCTGGACCCCTTCCTCATGCTCGACGAGGTCTCAGTCTCCAAGCCCGCCGGGTTCCCCGACCATCCCCACAGAGGATTCGAGACAGTCACCTACATGCTCGAG GGAGCCTGCATCCACCAGGACTTTGCGGGCCACAAGGGCACCATCAGGGCAGGGGATGTCCAG TGGATGACTGCCGGCCGGGGCATCGTGCACTCGGAGATGCCGGCGGGGGACGAGGTGAATAAGGGCCTGCAGCTCTGGATCAACCTCTCCTCCAAGGACAAGATGATCGAGCCCCGGTACCAGGAGCTCCAGAGCAAGAACATCAGCCGCGCCGAGAAGGACGGCGTCGAGGTCCGGATCATCGCCGGCGAGGCCTTCGGCGTGCGCTCCCCGGTCTACACGCGCACCCCGACCATGTACATGGACTTCACCATGCGCCCGGGCTCCCAGCTCCACCAGCCCATCCCGGAGGGCTGGAACGCCTTCGTCTACAtcgtcgacggcgagggcgTCTTCAGCCGGGACAAGTCGGCACCCGTGTCGGCGCACCACTGCATCGTCCtgggcgccggcgacgggaTCAGCGTCTGGAACAAGTCCGGCGCGCCGCTGCGGTTCGCGCTGGTGGCCGGGCAGCCGCTGGGCGAGCCGGTGGTGCAGCACGGGCCGTTCGTCATGAACTCCCGCGCCGAGATCCAGCAGGCCATGGAGGACTACTACTACGGCAAGAACGGGTTCGAGAGGGCCAGCCAGTGGAGCTCCTCCGCCTGA